From a region of the Borrelia sp. A-FGy1 genome:
- a CDS encoding phage virion morphogenesis protein gives MLRVKGIEKAKEIFAKFAKRIVRDINPFNNYKVLVELGEELVKISNKCFTNQSSPDGRAWEPLKESTIRKREYSGFGKGSRRILFINGKLKNSVAYYIKGKSIVIGSPLKFAHIHMQGDKTRNIPSRPFLGTDNDFRNNIGRIIYRYGRNF, from the coding sequence GTGCTAAGAGTGAAGGGAATTGAGAAAGCTAAGGAAATATTTGCTAAATTTGCAAAAAGAATAGTAAGAGATATTAATCCTTTTAATAATTACAAGGTTTTAGTGGAGCTTGGAGAAGAATTAGTGAAGATTAGCAATAAATGTTTTACAAACCAGAGTTCACCTGATGGGAGAGCTTGGGAGCCTTTAAAGGAGAGTACCATAAGAAAGCGTGAATATAGTGGTTTTGGTAAAGGCAGTAGAAGAATTTTGTTCATTAACGGGAAACTTAAGAACTCTGTTGCTTATTATATTAAGGGTAAATCTATAGTTATAGGTTCACCCTTAAAGTTTGCTCATATTCACATGCAGGGGGATAAGACTAGAAATATACCTTCAAGGCCATTTTTAGGTACAGATAATGATTTTAGGAACAATATTGGAAGAATAATTTACAGGTATGGGAGAAATTTTTAA